The DNA segment CCCGACCCGGTGATGGTTCTCTCCCAATCCTTTCCCTCGGTTGTTCCTCGCGCTTCGAGTTGGGCTTCCAGTTTGCCTTCCATTTTGCCTTTCATCCGGGGCGTGGCTGCGGCCAGGCGGGCGACGTCCACGTCCTTGAGGTTCATCCTGAATGCGAACGGCGCCGGGGCTCGCCCCGATTCCTTCGGGGCGGGCGAGCGATCCACCTCAAGCGACCCGCTCATCACGCCGCCGTAGAGCTCGAGCTCGATCGGTTTGACTTCGGTTCGATTGCCATAGACGCGCAAGTCGGCTTTAAGGTTTGCGGCCTCGTGCGGCGCTTTCTTCACTTTGTCCACCCGGATGCGGCCCGATGCAACCAGCTCGGCTCCGGCCTGGCGGGAGGAATCCACTGAGGGTGTGCTTTCGCTGCTCCTGCCCGTTGCTTGTGCCAGGCGATCCAGGTCAATCTCCGGGAAGTGCAGGTCAAAGCGCACCGTCGGGGCGAAAATCCGGGGCACCTCGAAAGTCCCCTCGGCCGTTAAACCTAATTGCCTGCCGGACTCCGCCCGCAGGTCGCCGCGCACCGCGCCACGCTTCAGCGTGACGCTGCCTCCTGTCAGTCGCAACGGCTCGGGCACGCCCGCCAGCTTCAACGCAACGCCCTTCAAAGAAACCTTGCCCTCGGCGCGGTTCAACTCCTCCGTCGAAAGCGGCAGCTCGCTGGTCTCGAAGTCAATGCCCGTCAATCGCGACCGCTCGACGATTCGACTTCCCACGACCGTCCCATAACGCAACTCCATCTGGCGAATCTCGACGCCCGAGACGCCAGCGAGGGAAATTCCCTCCTGAGTCTGCTTGACCGCCCTTCCCGCTCTCCTCGAGGATTCAAAATTGCTCGCGCCGGCAGCATTCGTAACGAAGGTCAGCACCGGATGAACGAGGGTGAGACCCGTAACCTTCAACCTGCCTCGCAAAAGTTCTCGAAGCGCCACATCGGCACTGAGGCTTTGAGCGGCCAACATCGGCTCCGCCGGAAAGCCCGGCGGGTTTTGGATGGCAGCGCCGCGCATCTCCACCCCCGGGGTGGGCAACAGGCGCAGCCGCATAGACTGGATCGTCACCTTGCGCCCGCTCGCTTCTGCGAGCGCGCTCACCATAAGGTCGCGGTAGCGATCCATGGGAATCAAAAAGGGGATGGCCACCGCCGCCAGCATCAGGGCCGGGAAGATCACAAGCAACACCTTCCACCTTCGACGAAGAGCCATAGGGCGCCTCAAGACGCGACGATATTTAAGCAACCAATATCATACACCGGATTGAAATGTGCGAGTT comes from the Candidatus Acidiferrales bacterium genome and includes:
- a CDS encoding AsmA family protein, encoding MALRRRWKVLLVIFPALMLAAVAIPFLIPMDRYRDLMVSALAEASGRKVTIQSMRLRLLPTPGVEMRGAAIQNPPGFPAEPMLAAQSLSADVALRELLRGRLKVTGLTLVHPVLTFVTNAAGASNFESSRRAGRAVKQTQEGISLAGVSGVEIRQMELRYGTVVGSRIVERSRLTGIDFETSELPLSTEELNRAEGKVSLKGVALKLAGVPEPLRLTGGSVTLKRGAVRGDLRAESGRQLGLTAEGTFEVPRIFAPTVRFDLHFPEIDLDRLAQATGRSSESTPSVDSSRQAGAELVASGRIRVDKVKKAPHEAANLKADLRVYGNRTEVKPIELELYGGVMSGSLEVDRSPAPKESGRAPAPFAFRMNLKDVDVARLAAATPRMKGKMEGKLEAQLEARGTTEGKDWERTITGSGNFAIRQGRFSGFSMGQQLSKIVTILTLGQQRFSSDTPFSYFGGDLEIAGGRVASRKIELQSPNLNSAAAGSFGFDGTIQYQGEATLSGLSAVASSGTAGTAPRTGSDVLAGVLGGLLGKATGQNISAIIVPFSVAGTSDNPKFGPGRGLPRIVKATPPAQTTQQPAQQPLQPQKPSSIL